A window of the Chanodichthys erythropterus isolate Z2021 chromosome 21, ASM2448905v1, whole genome shotgun sequence genome harbors these coding sequences:
- the wnt6a gene encoding protein Wnt-6, with the protein MMLPMQKHVLLFLIILNTTLQRRVDGNPLVMDPNSICRRTRTLGSRHTDLCQSQPEIIQEVAKGARMGIRECQHQFHNRRWNCTSQSRNLAKILQQDIRETAFVYAITAAGVLHAVTQACSQGALPQCGCVTLQSSSQTHHDSPAEEVPIQASPVENGRWEWGGCGDDVDFGNEKSRQFMDIRQRKGKSDIRTLIDLHNNEAGRLAIRIQMRTECKCHGLSGSCTLRSCWRKMPLFRQVGDYLMQSFHTAVRVMGGNDGKSLAPIDPDAPPLDANVLIYSAESPDFCQANQRTGTEGTQGRVCNSTETGPGGCDSLCCGKGFADYTLEHEENCLCRFHWCCEVQCQRCSVRKDVSLCL; encoded by the exons ATGATGCTCCCAATGCAAAAACACGTCCTCTTGTTCCTTATTATCCTCAATACGACTCTGCAACGAAG GGTGGATGGCAACCCTTTAGTGATGGATCCCAATAGTATCTGCCGTAGGACTAGAACGCTGGGAAGCAGACATACCGACCTGTGCCAATCTCAGCCTGAGATCATTCAAGAAGTGGCAAAAGGTGCCCGGATGGGCATTCGTGAATGCCAACATCAGTTCCACAACCGTCGCTGGAACTGCACCAGCCAGAGCAGGAACCTGGCCAAGATCCTGCAACAAG ATATCCGGGAAACTGCATTTGTGTATGCTATCACAGCTGCTGGGGTGCTGCATGCGGTGACACAAGCCTGCAGCCAGGGGGCGCTGCCACAGTGCGGCTGTGTGACCCTTCAGAGCTCCTCTCAAACTCACCATGACTCCCCGGCGGAGGAGGTACCTATCCAGGCTTCACCTGTAGAGAATGGCCGCTGGGAATGGGGGGGCTGTGGAGATGATGTGGACTTTGGCAACGAGAAGTCTCGTCAGTTCATGGATATCAGGCAGAGAAAAGGCAAGAGTGACATCAGGACCCTTATCGACCTGCACAACAATGAGGCAGGAAGACTG GCCATACGGATACAGATGCGAACAGAGTGTAAATGTCATGGCCTTTCTGGTTCCTGCACACTTCGCAGCTGCTGGAGGAAGATGCCTCTCTTCCGTCAGGTCGGTGACTATCTCATGCAGAGCTTCCATACGGCCGTTCGCGTGATGGGTGGGAATGATGGGAAATCGCTTGCCCCCATCGATCCGGATGCCCCTCCCCTGGATGCAAACGTCCTCATCTATTCAGCTGAGTCACCTGATTTCTGTCAGGCCAATCAAAGGACCGGTACAGAAGGCACACAGGGTCGTGTGTGTAACAGCACAGAGACGGGGCCGGGAGGCTGTGACAGCCTGTGCTGTGGGAAAGGATTTGCAGACTACACACTGGAACATGAGGAAAACTGTCTGTGTCGGTTTCACTGGTGCTGTGAGGTTCAGTGCCAGAGATGTTCTGTGAGAAAGGACGTCAGCCTCTGCTTGTGA
- the cdk5r2a gene encoding cyclin-dependent kinase 5 activator 2a: MGTVLSISPTSRKGGILDEKTDGASGKTEKSLKRHSVLISALTWKRLVAASAKKKSAKKVNPNPPVSHTSNPVDQLNTENLKKSQSGSERKTKSGPLAVPVPTVPDKSLRSNQTQNASQNGKQLLSVQRQPSSRSIISPRRVIVQASTGELLRCLSEFMCRRCYKLKELSPNEIILWFRNVDRSLLIQGWQDQGFITPANLVFVYLLCREAVTEDISSEYELQATFLTCLYLAYSYMGNEISYPLKPFLVETNKEVFWERSLRIIDKMSAKMLQINSDPHFFTEVFQDLKNEGGSNDTNGRWSNNTNNLDR; the protein is encoded by the coding sequence ATGGGCACGGTGCTCTCTATTTCTCCCACTTCCAGAAAAGGAGGGATTCTGGATGAGAAGACGGATGGAGCTAGCGGCAAGACGGAGAAGAGCCTCAAGCGCCATTCGGTGCTCATATCAGCTCTGACGTGGAAGCGGCTAGTCGCTGCCTCGGCCAAGAAGAAGAGTGCCAAGAAAGTGAACCCCAACCCACCCGTTTCTCACACCAGTAACCCGGTGGACCAGCTAAACACCGAGAATCTCAAAAAGTCCCAATCGGGCTCTGAGCGCAAGACGAAGTCTGGACCTCTGGCAGTGCCAGTCCCTACAGTACCGGACAAAAGCCTTCGATCCAATCAAACCCAGAATGCGTCCCAGAATGGAAAGCAGCTGCTCTCGGTCCAGCGGCAGCCGAGCAGCCGCTCCATCATCTCCCCGAGACGGGTCATCGTGCAAGCCTCCACAGGGGAGCTCCTTCGCTGCCTGAGCGAGTTCATGTGCAGGAGGTGCTACAAACTCAAAGAGCTGAGCCCGAACGAGATCATCCTGTGGTTCCGAAACGTCGACCGCTCGCTGCTCATCCAAGGCTGGCAAGACCAGGGTTTCATCACTCCTGCCAACCTGGTGTTCGTCTACCTGCTCTGCCGCGAGGCGGTGACCGAGGATATCTCCAGCGAGTACGAGCTGCAGGCCACCTTTCTCACCTGCCTGTACCTGGCCTACTCTTACATGGGCAACGAGATCTCGTACCCGCTCAAGCCCTTCCTGGTGGAGACCAACAAGGAGGTGTTCTGGGAGCGCTCCCTGCGGATCATTGATAAAATGAGTGCCAAAATGCTGCAGATCAACTCCGACCCGCACTTCTTCACCGAGGTCTTCCAGGACCTCAAGAACGAGGGGGGCTCAAACGACACGAACGGAAGATGGagtaataatactaataatctGGACCGCTAA